GTTTTATGACAACAGGAACTGAATAATCACCTTGATTTAATAAAGTATAGGATTTACTTGAAGAGTACCTAAGATCTCCAATTTTTACCTCTAGATTAATTTCATCAGTGTCTTTTTCATTTTTAGAGTTTACAATCTTTGCTAGTTGTTCATTAGAGGGTTTAAATACTTTATATTTGTGTGCCCCTAAAAAGTTTTCAAGGTCTGTTCCAAATTTTAACTCTTTTTCTTCAAAAAAGAAAGTACCTAAAATTCTACAGTTCAAACCTGAAAATTGATAATAATTTTTAGTATAAACATCAGGAGACAAATTCTTTCTAGCTTCAGGTTGTTCCATATAAGTGTCAATCATAGCTTCAATTATCATACTTGATTGAGGAATTTTCGCAATATCTACAACTCTCAATAAAATTCCCTCTTTAGAATATTTTGATAGTTCATTATTATAAATTGCAATTAAGAAGGTACCATGAGGGAGCCCTTTTACATTAAGTTTCCATTTGTCATTAGTAAGAATTTTTGCATTATTGTAATCTACTTCGTATGTAAACCCAACAAATTTTTCATCATTATATTCAATTGATTCGAAAAAACCACCTGCTATTTCTGATTGAGAATTTTTAGATGTGAGATTATCAAGAAATTCCATTATATTATGTTCTCCTTTTTAGTATCATAATGCGGTCAACTTCAGTTGCTTTTCCTTTTTTATTTCCCCATATTTTAGTAACTTTAACTTCCCCATTTTCATTTAGGTTATCTGTAATAATATTCATTAGATTAAGTTTACAGCCACCATTTTTTTGTATCAAATTCCAAGTTTCCTGGGCAAGATTTAAAGTTTCACCTTTACCTTCATTTACATCTCCAATAACTACAAAAGCATAACCATCTTTTTTTAGTATTTCGTTCCAACTATTAAAAAGATCCTGCATGTATAGGGCATATTTTACAAGTGATAAATTGTCTGATAAGTTTTGTTTTTGGGTTTTATGGTATATACCAACATTTTTATCTACTTTTTCTATATCTTCATCTAGAAGCCATAATCTTATCCAATTATATTTTCCATAATTAATTACTTTTAAATAAGGTGGAGAGGTTACAATTAATTTAACACTTTCCTTCCCATATTTAGATTTTATTTTTGCAGAACTTTTAATTGCATCAGCATTAAAACAATACCCTTTAACATAGTTTTTTAATGATTTAAAACTATTTTGTTGATCAATTGTATTTGTCGTCTCTTTTAAAATAGTTTCAACTCTATTTTTTATAAGATTAAAAACATTTTGTTTTGGTTTAGTTAGGCCATGTTTTTTTACAAAGTTTTTTATATAATTAGGAGACATACTAAAAGTATTAGGCATATCAATACTACAGTAGATAGAAGAACCATCTTTTCGTTGTTTACCGTGCATTAAACCTGTTAATATTGCTAAAATAAAGTTATCAATCTTTTTCTTTTTACTTAATTCTTTTTTTAAATATATTAGCTGAGCTAAAGTAGTTTCTTCATCGTATAAAATTTTTATGTCTTCAGAAATGTTATTAGTATCAGGTTTTATGTATCTCTTTTCAAGTTCATTAATACGCTTATGGATATTTTTAATATTTAAAGGTAAGTTAGCCTTTGCTTTTGTTAAGCATACAGCCAATGGGTTTAAATCATTTCCAATACCAATTCTTCCCAATCTACATGCTTCAAAGATAGTTGTTCCTCTTCCTGAAAAAGGGTCAAAAACTAAATCATTTTTTTTTGAAAAGTTTTCAATAAAATAGTTTGGTAGGCTAGGTGGAAACATTGCAAGGTAAGCAGTCATTTGATGAATTTTAGAAAATGTTGAATATGAAAGTGTATTATAAGAAGATGAATTAATATTGTATTTAGAATCTCTAAAATATTCTGTCTTTATTGTCATTAGGGTCTTTCAAACTTTATTTTTTGTACATCAATTGCAAGTAAACACTGAATAAAAAAGACACTACTAAAAGTTCCTCTATTAATTTTAGTATTTATTGATTCTGGAGTTTCTAAAACTCCTAAGTTTTTTAATTTAATAGAAAGTTGTTCATAAGTTATATTTTTCTTTTTTATTTCTGCTTTCAATAAAGATTTAATATAATTCGACCATTTTTTATCTATCATTAAAACCTAACTAATAAACTTTCTTTAATTACTATAATATACCATAAACTAAATAAAAAACATTGAAAGAAAAATACAACATAAGTGATATAAATATAACACATATGTTATATTTTTCTTAAATTACTAATTCTATCCCAATTGGACAATGATCCGAACCTATTACTTCATCAAGAATAAAAGCATTCTTTAAATTGTTTTTTAAATCTTTTGAAATAAAAATATAATCAATTCTCCAGCCTTCATTTTTTAATCTTCCATTAGAACGATAGGACCACCATGTATATGCTTCTTTTTTTTCTCCATGTATAAATCTGTATGTATCAAGATAGTTTTTTTTAAGAAATTTATCTAGACACAATCTTTCTGTATCTGAAAATCCTGATTTTGAATGTATTTTTGTTTTTTTTAAATCTATATTTTTATGAGCAGTATTAAAATCACCACATATGATAATAGATTTTCCTTCTTTTCTTAATCTTTCACTGTATCTATAAAATTTATTCAAAAAATTGATTTTATATTTTAGTCTTTTTTCTGATGATTTTCCATTTGGAATATAAACATTAAAAATAACAATATTTTTATGATGGTGTTCAATAATTCTACCTTCACTTTTTATATCCACTTCTTCAGTAAAACTTTCGCTTTCCAAATTTAAGTCTGTATAGGTCAAGGTTCCAGACATTCCTTTTACATTTCCACAGTTAATGGCAATATTTTTATAAACTTTGTTAAAGGTATTTGGGATGTCTTTTTCTTGAGTTCTAATTTCTTGTAAGCATAAAATTGTTGGTTTAAATGTATCAACCCAAAGTAAAGCTTTTTTATTAGAAATAGCTTTTATTCCATTTACATTCCACGAAAAGATTGTTATTGTTTTAGTATTCAAAATTTTATCCAATATAAGAAAATATCTAATTATATAAAGTTTAAGTTTTATTATACAATATTAAATAAATTAGCATTAATTCCAATTTATTTTTAAAGTATAAAAGTATTTATAAAGGTAAGAACTATTTTATTATTATTTTTTTATTATTAAATTAGTAATATAAGCTTCTGTTACTTTTCCTTTATTCTTCACAACAGTAACTTCTAATTTTCTTGCCTTATTATTATCTGCATCCTCAAATAGTTTAATATTATTTTCTGGTAATAATTTTGAAGTTGCCCAAAAAGTTTTTGGTTTCATTTCTTTATTGTGACTTTCTATTTTAATATTCCATCCATAGGTTTCTTTTGTAAAACCTTTAATATTGAAACTTTCATTATATTTTGTGATAGTATCTTTTTCTTCTTCATCATAAGCAAATTTTTCAGCATCAGTTTCATTGTATAATTCTTTTTTTGTTTCATCTGTTTGTATCTCTAATTCCTCATTTGTAGATAACATTTCAATAGCTGTTTTTATAGGTCTATTCTTTCTCACTTCAAGTTTTTTATTTTCTTTTAAAATATCTATTGCATTGGAAGCAATTTCAAAAGCATCTGATTTATTTTTACTGTCTAAATAAATTTTTAATGTTTCTTTTTGAGTATCTAAATAATTTTGCCAAGAACTTGAAGAAAAGTATGCTAATATAGCAATTATTAGGGTTATTGAAATTTGTTTTCCAGTCATTTTATTAATTTGCTCCCATATTTCTTTTGGTAGATCATTAAGAAAGTCTAATTGAATACTACCATCTTCAACTTTGAAAAATATTTCAGTTTCTCTTGCTTTTGATTTGCCAATAGTAGTTACTAAAAATTCTCTATAATCTTTTTTAAATGTAACTAACAAATCTGCAAAGTCTGCAGAAATATAACCATTATTAACTTTAAACTTTTCACCTTTAAATCTTAAGTTAAATGCAATAGGTTTTACTTCTTTAATTTCTATTTCTTTATCTTCTATTATAGCTAAAAGTAATTTTTCGAGGTCTTGCTTAGATTCAATGTTTATTAGTTCTTTCATACTTGTCCTTATTTTATATATTATTATTGTAAAATAATTCTTAAAACATTCTAAGTTAATGCCAATTAATTATATTTAGTAATCTTAATAACCATCTCTCCAGAACCTCTTCATGCTCATTTTCATCATTGATTTGAGCATGCCGATGAGTATTAAACTTTAGTGTATTTAAATCATTATAAGTATCTTTTATTTCTTGTAAAACCTTTTGTTCAGAATATCTCATCTCAAGAGCTTCA
This region of Arcobacter sp. F2176 genomic DNA includes:
- a CDS encoding DNA methyltransferase, with translation MTIKTEYFRDSKYNINSSSYNTLSYSTFSKIHQMTAYLAMFPPSLPNYFIENFSKKNDLVFDPFSGRGTTIFEACRLGRIGIGNDLNPLAVCLTKAKANLPLNIKNIHKRINELEKRYIKPDTNNISEDIKILYDEETTLAQLIYLKKELSKKKKIDNFILAILTGLMHGKQRKDGSSIYCSIDMPNTFSMSPNYIKNFVKKHGLTKPKQNVFNLIKNRVETILKETTNTIDQQNSFKSLKNYVKGYCFNADAIKSSAKIKSKYGKESVKLIVTSPPYLKVINYGKYNWIRLWLLDEDIEKVDKNVGIYHKTQKQNLSDNLSLVKYALYMQDLFNSWNEILKKDGYAFVVIGDVNEGKGETLNLAQETWNLIQKNGGCKLNLMNIITDNLNENGEVKVTKIWGNKKGKATEVDRIMILKRRT
- a CDS encoding DUF6471 domain-containing protein; protein product: MIDKKWSNYIKSLLKAEIKKKNITYEQLSIKLKNLGVLETPESINTKINRGTFSSVFFIQCLLAIDVQKIKFERP
- a CDS encoding exodeoxyribonuclease III, which codes for MNTKTITIFSWNVNGIKAISNKKALLWVDTFKPTILCLQEIRTQEKDIPNTFNKVYKNIAINCGNVKGMSGTLTYTDLNLESESFTEEVDIKSEGRIIEHHHKNIVIFNVYIPNGKSSEKRLKYKINFLNKFYRYSERLRKEGKSIIICGDFNTAHKNIDLKKTKIHSKSGFSDTERLCLDKFLKKNYLDTYRFIHGEKKEAYTWWSYRSNGRLKNEGWRIDYIFISKDLKNNLKNAFILDEVIGSDHCPIGIELVI